One segment of Streptomyces sp. NA02950 DNA contains the following:
- a CDS encoding IS5 family transposase encodes MRERHYPSDTPDAEWAVLEPLLPRPACCRPTGGRPEVHPRRNVVDAIRYVNDNGVKWRSVPVDFGIPWRTLFGFFQRWRASGDLARIHAELHEQVRIHDGLNPRTVAVILDSQSVKGAETVGADTRGFDGHKMINGRKRHLTVDMRGMPLTVMVTEASPHDSVPARDLLFRLSLTHPEVTVVWADSAYGGPLADWARTRLGLTLKAVPRRKDQDGFAVLAKRWRVERAISWVMRARRNVRDYERLISHSEAHITWTTITLMTRRLTQPPRRPRTNSHPVEPEKEACKPMPIRLRTELPRPIRLAPAVLR; translated from the coding sequence GTGCGCGAGCGGCACTACCCCAGCGACACCCCGGACGCCGAATGGGCCGTCCTGGAACCTTTACTGCCCCGGCCGGCGTGCTGCCGACCGACGGGCGGGCGCCCCGAGGTGCACCCGCGCCGCAATGTCGTCGACGCGATTCGCTACGTCAACGACAACGGCGTGAAATGGAGATCCGTGCCGGTCGACTTCGGCATCCCCTGGCGCACCCTGTTCGGGTTCTTCCAGCGGTGGAGAGCCAGCGGGGACCTGGCCCGCATCCACGCCGAGCTGCACGAACAGGTCCGTATCCATGACGGACTCAATCCCCGCACCGTCGCGGTGATCCTGGACTCGCAGTCGGTCAAGGGCGCCGAGACGGTGGGAGCGGATACGCGAGGCTTCGACGGGCACAAGATGATCAATGGGAGGAAGCGCCACCTCACGGTGGACATGCGCGGCATGCCGCTGACCGTGATGGTCACCGAGGCCTCCCCGCACGACAGCGTTCCTGCCCGTGACCTGCTCTTCCGGCTCAGCCTCACCCACCCTGAAGTCACGGTCGTCTGGGCTGACTCCGCCTACGGCGGACCTCTCGCCGACTGGGCTCGCACCCGCCTCGGCCTCACCCTCAAGGCGGTGCCCCGCCGAAAAGACCAGGACGGCTTCGCCGTCCTCGCCAAGCGATGGCGAGTGGAACGCGCCATCTCCTGGGTCATGCGAGCCCGCAGAAACGTACGGGACTACGAAAGACTCATCTCACACAGCGAAGCCCACATCACCTGGACCACCATCACCCTCATGACCCGCCGGCTCACCCAGCCACCAAGACGGCCCCGCACCAACTCCCACCCCGTCGAGCCGGAGAAGGAAGCCTGCAAGCCCATGCCCATACGCCTGCGGACAGAGCTGCCCCGGCCGATCCGCCTCGCCCCCGCAGTCCTGCGCTGA
- a CDS encoding DUF6192 family protein: MAARWPKDQRQKGVSFEVHRILASTPDAYELIQHPPADERTGESRWSGDAAKRAAGWPTATPVTVAEKVEAIRDLAQDEQVAALAACELLHRPEVAFRAMRDRQARELVNEAQFDQAEHDEDDDEEDWWDQPEADQDDGVLDPVAIVRGFHRAMEFTDLIGVCQGFVAGASRLVPKLRGREFSESQLDLVARNLEKIRATADWIETAVSTGKVDLDEALAELLRDQ; the protein is encoded by the coding sequence GTGGCCGCGCGATGGCCGAAGGACCAGCGCCAGAAGGGCGTCTCGTTCGAGGTCCACCGGATCTTGGCGTCGACGCCGGACGCGTACGAGCTGATCCAGCATCCGCCGGCCGACGAGCGCACGGGCGAGTCCCGGTGGAGCGGAGACGCGGCGAAGCGGGCGGCGGGCTGGCCCACCGCGACGCCGGTCACGGTCGCGGAAAAGGTCGAGGCCATCCGGGACCTCGCGCAAGACGAGCAGGTCGCGGCGCTGGCTGCGTGTGAACTGCTGCACCGGCCGGAGGTCGCTTTCCGCGCAATGCGGGACCGGCAAGCCCGTGAGCTCGTCAATGAAGCCCAGTTCGACCAGGCTGAGCACGACGAGGACGATGATGAAGAGGACTGGTGGGACCAGCCGGAGGCGGACCAGGACGACGGTGTCCTCGATCCCGTCGCGATCGTGCGGGGCTTCCACCGCGCCATGGAGTTCACCGACCTGATCGGGGTGTGCCAGGGCTTCGTGGCCGGGGCGAGCCGGCTGGTTCCGAAACTACGCGGACGCGAGTTCTCCGAGTCACAACTCGATCTGGTGGCACGGAACTTGGAGAAGATCCGGGCGACCGCGGATTGGATCGAGACCGCGGTCTCCACCGGCAAGGTGGACCTGGACGAGGCCTTGGCTGAACTGCTGCGGGACCAGTAG